The sequence ATCGGCTGGGCCATCGACTCGCTCGCATCATAGCAGATAGCCTAAATACAGGAAACGGCGCCGCCATGAGAGGTTTTCCCGCGCGATCGCAGATGTGCAGCAGGTGACACCATGACGACACTGAAGAAGTTGAAGAAGCGCCTCATGAAGGACCGTGAATTCCGGGAGGAATATGCGCGGGTCGATAATGAGTTCGCTGTGATCGAGGCGCTGATTCGCGCCCGAACGGCAGCAAAGCTGACGCAGGAGGAACTGGCGGGCCGTCTGGGCACGACTCAGTCCGCCATCGCAAGGTTGGAAGGCGGTGGCGTTTCCCCATCCTTCGCTACCTTGCGCCGCTACGCCGAAGCAACCGGCACGCGGCTGGCGGTCAGGCTGATACCGGTGGACAACTGAACCGGTACGTCTCCAGGCAGCTCTCGGGACCACCGTCGAGACCGAACTTTCTCGACGGTGTTCGTGTGAAAGGTGGTCAAAACGACGGCGTCTATGTCCAGGATCGCAACCTCGCTGTCGTCGTGGCGGCGATAGGTGCGGACTGCTATATTTCGCTGGTCCAGGAGTCCAATTTCGTGAACCCCGCCGAGCGCGTCGCCCAGTTGCGCCAAGAGATCGAGGATCACAATTATCGGTACCACGTACTGGACGCTCCCATCGTCTCCGACCGGGAGTTCGACCTTCTCTACCGGGAATTGGTCGAGCTGGAGAAGGAGCACCCCGACCTGGTCTCGCCCGATTCCCCCACCCAAAGAGTGGGCGCCGAGCCGCAGGAGCGATTCCGAAAGGTGGCTCATCGCGAGCCCATGCTGAGTCTGGCCAACGCCTTCGACGAAGACGAACTGCAAGCCTTCTACCGCCGGGTAACGAAAC is a genomic window of Acidobacteriota bacterium containing:
- a CDS encoding helix-turn-helix transcriptional regulator, which encodes MTTLKKLKKRLMKDREFREEYARVDNEFAVIEALIRARTAAKLTQEELAGRLGTTQSAIARLEGGGVSPSFATLRRYAEATGTRLAVRLIPVDN